A section of the Gloeobacter violaceus PCC 7421 genome encodes:
- a CDS encoding glutathione S-transferase family protein, which yields MLKLYHLPISFNSRRVWIALLEKGLPFESIALQLDGDQWREDFLALNPFHHIPVLVDGGLRVLESLAILDYLEAKYPMPALLPGKPEVLAAVRMVELVTINELVPPFGLLIRRSMGAAVEAAAAEQAKGRIATALGFFEQLLGEQTYFAGEQFTLAEVVAGTVVPRLPGVGVLLDDYPHLQQWGRRLNQRSSFARTEPKAPDLAAFRARMTALNTRTNAPTDPPRDGATR from the coding sequence GTGCTCAAGCTCTACCACCTGCCCATCTCCTTCAACTCCCGCCGCGTCTGGATTGCTCTGTTGGAGAAGGGTCTGCCCTTCGAGTCGATCGCGCTGCAACTCGACGGCGACCAGTGGCGCGAAGACTTTCTCGCCCTGAACCCTTTTCATCACATTCCGGTGCTCGTCGATGGCGGATTGCGGGTACTCGAATCGCTCGCCATTCTCGACTACCTCGAAGCGAAGTACCCGATGCCTGCGCTATTGCCCGGGAAGCCCGAGGTGCTGGCCGCCGTGCGGATGGTCGAACTGGTGACGATCAACGAACTGGTGCCGCCTTTCGGGTTGCTCATCCGCCGCTCGATGGGGGCGGCGGTCGAAGCGGCAGCCGCTGAGCAGGCCAAAGGGCGAATCGCGACGGCGCTTGGCTTTTTTGAGCAACTGCTGGGGGAGCAAACTTACTTCGCAGGCGAGCAATTCACCCTGGCGGAAGTGGTGGCAGGCACAGTCGTGCCCCGGCTGCCGGGGGTGGGCGTCTTGCTCGACGATTACCCGCACCTGCAGCAATGGGGACGGCGGTTAAATCAGCGTTCCTCCTTTGCGCGGACCGAACCGAAAGCGCCGGATCTGGCGGCCTTTCGCGCCCGGATGACGGCCCTGAACACTCGGACGAACGCCCCGACAGATCCGCCCCGGGATGGCGCTACCCGGTAG